From Salvelinus namaycush isolate Seneca chromosome 2, SaNama_1.0, whole genome shotgun sequence, one genomic window encodes:
- the akr7a3 gene encoding aflatoxin B1 aldehyde reductase member 3 — MSACPSFALCSADTTRFIMLWGARVGLCVFHQRLASGSKYLPPIVYHRRNMSSTGSTQLKRPISLLGSMAFGGRADSETSTNMVKAYLERGHNDLDTAFMYTDGQAETIIGGMNLPKTVSIATKANPWEGKTLKPESVRSQLDTSLKRLRTQCVDLFYLHAPDHQNPIQDTLQACHELYKEGKFKELGLSNYAAWEVAEIFTICRHNNWILPTVYQGMYNATTRQVETELLPCLRYYSIRFYAYNPLAGGLLTGKYHYQDKEGSQPSGRFFGNNWAGAYRDRYWKESHFQAIDLVQNAMETAYGSNKPSMTSAALRWMYHHSHLKGDLGDGVIIGMSSMDQLEQNLSASEEGPLDERVVEAFKHAWDLVAHECPNYFR, encoded by the exons ATGTCAGCTTGCCCGTCCTTTGCCCTGTGCTCAGCTGACACAACGCGGTTTATTATGCTTTGGGGAGCAAGAGTAGGCTTGTGTGTATTTCACCAAAGACTCGCTTCAGGATCCAAGTATTTACCGCCGATTGTTTATCATCGTCGCAACATGTCTTCGACCGGATCAACACAATTGAAACGCCCGATTTCACTACTGGGGTCGATGGCGTTTGGGGGGCGTGCTGACTCGGAGACAAGCACAAACATGGTGAAAGCCTACTTGGAGCGCGGCCACAACGATTTGGAcactgccttcatgtacacaGACGGACAGGCAGAAACTATCATTGGGGGAATGAATCTACCCAAAACGG TGAGCATTGCCACCAAGGCCAACCCCTGGGAAGGAAAGACCCTGAAACCAGAGAGTGTGCGTTCCCAGCTGGACACCTCTCTGAAGAGACTGCGTACACAGTGTGTGGACCTCTTCTACCTCCATGCTCCAGACCATCAGAACCCCATCCAGGACACACTGCAGGCCTGCCATGAGCTCTACAAAGAG GGGAAATTTAAGGAGCTTGGCTTATCAAACTATGCTGCATGGGAAGTGGCTGAAATCTTTACCATCTGCCGACACAACAACTGGATTCTTCCCACTGTTTATCAG GGAATGTACAATGCCACCACACGACAGGTGGAGACAGAACTGCTACCATGTCTGAGATACTACAGCATCAGATTCTATGCATACAACCCTCTAGCAG GGGGCCTTCTCACAGGGAAGTACCATTATCAGGACAAAGAAGGTTCTCAGCCTTCAGGACGTTTCTTTGGTAACAACTGGGCTGGTGCTTACAGAGACAG GTACTGGAAGGAGAGCCACTTCCAGGCGATAGACCTTGTTCAGAATGCCATGGAGACAGCGTATGGCTCAAACAAACCCTCCATGACATCTGCTGCTCTACGCTGGATGTACCACCACTCCCACCTCAAG GGTGATTTGGGAGATGGTGTAATCATTGGGATGTCCAGTATGGATCAGCTAGAGCAAAACCTTTCTGCCTCTGAGGAGGGGCCTCTGGATGAGCGTGTGGTGGAGGCATTCAAACATGCCTGGGACCTGGTGGCCCACGAGTGCCCCAATTACTTCCGCTAG
- the LOC120059383 gene encoding mRNA turnover protein 4 homolog gives MPKSKRDKKISLTKTAKKGLETKQNLIEELRKCVDMYKHLFIFSVANMRNNKLKDIRTAWKHSRFFFGKNKVMMIAIGKGSTSEYKDNLHKVSRFLRGEVGVLFTNKTKEEVQEYFSQFKEIDFARAGNKAGMAITLDEGPLEQFPHSMEPQLRQLGLPTALKKGVVTLLKDHEVCKEGDTLTPEQARILKLFGIEMAEFRVQIQCMWNSETSDFEKLAEEEAMQDNDDKEEEGNESG, from the exons ATGCCAAAGTCAAAGAGGGACAAGAAAA TTTCACTAACAAAAACAGCCAAGAAGGGTCTGGAAACAAAACAGAACTTAATAGAAGAG TTGCGGAAATGTGTGGATATGTACAAGCACCTGTTCATCTTCTCTGTGGCAAACATGAGGAACAACAAATTGAAAGACATCAGGACAGCCTGGAAACACAGTCG ATTCTTTTTTGGCAAAAACAAAGTGATGATGATCGCTATAGGTAAAGGATCAACAAGCGAGTACAAAGACAATTTGCACAAG GTCAGCAGGTTTCTGAGAGGAGAAGTGGGTGTGTTATTCACAAATAAAACCAAAGAAGAGGTACAAGA GTATTTCAGCCAGTTCAAAGAGATAGATTTTGCACGAGCAGGAAACAAGGCAGGGATGGCCATAACACTTGATGAAGGACCCCTGGAACAGTTCCCTCACTCCATGGAGCCACAGCTAAGACAGTTGGGTCTCCCCACAGCACTCAAGAAAG GAGTGGTGACGCTACTGAAAGACCATGAAGTGTGCAAAGAGGGAGACACACTAACCCCTGAACAGGCCCGTATTCTG AAACTCTTTGGGATTGAGATGGCTGAATTCAGAGTGCAGATCCAGTGCATGTGGAACTCTGAAACGAGCGACTTTGAGAAGCTAGCTGAGGAAGAGGCCATGCAGGATAACGATGACAAAGAGGAAGAAGGGAATGAATCTGGATAG